The following proteins come from a genomic window of Schistocerca gregaria isolate iqSchGreg1 chromosome X, iqSchGreg1.2, whole genome shotgun sequence:
- the LOC126297413 gene encoding uncharacterized protein LOC126297413 codes for MLEKAKAYFENCRTEEKFVYFLTDSKELELEDLTLPWISVPWRLSKKPIHFICEGRDETIDVPTKRYKIESYYCLLAVVTTYLDERFNQLKSHSDDFDCLYDIGELKNPPPDSLDTKCRNLAAILLNHESSVIGALESREEVKVLSTLLKPGIGPKETLKFIGRHNFCPNVNIALRILLTLPVIVASGERSFSKLKLIKTYLRSTMSQTRLNDLATISIEHELAGDFNYTDRAKEFAQ; via the coding sequence atgcttgaaaaagcgaaagcatattttgagaactgcagaacagaagaaaagtttgtgtatttcttgacggattccaaagaattagagctagaagatctaacGTTACCATGGATAAGTGTTCCCTGGCGACTAAGTAAAAAGCCAATACACTTTATCTGTGAAGGAAGGGATGAGACAATAGATGTCCCAACAAAACGTTACAAGATTGAATCCTACTATTGTCTTTTAGCTGTAGTAACCACATATTTGGATGAGAGATTCAATCAATTGAAATCTCATAGTGATGATTTTGATTGTCTTTACGACATCGGCGAACTGAAGAATCCACCTCCTGACAGCCTGGACACAAAGTGTAGAAACCTTGCAGCGATTTTGCTAAATCATGAGTCAAGCGTCATTGGTGCACTGGAGTCGAGGGAAGAAGTGaaagtgctttcaacattgttgaaacCTGGAATAGGTCCAAAAGAGACTCTGAAGTTTATAGGAAGACATAACTTTTGCCCTAATGTTAACATTGCTCTGCGAATTCTCCTAACACTCCCAGTGATAGTTGCGAGTGGAGAGAggagtttctcaaaactgaaattgataaagacatacctccgatcaacgatgagccaaactcgtttgaatgatcttgcaacaatatcgaTTGAGCACGAGCTTGCAGGGGACTTCAATTACACAGATCGTGCCAAAGAGTTTGCACAATGA